A single Callithrix jacchus isolate 240 chromosome 4, calJac240_pri, whole genome shotgun sequence DNA region contains:
- the LOC108591261 gene encoding DNA-directed RNA polymerases I, II, and III subunit RPABC4: MDTQKDVQPPKQQPMIYICGECHTENEIKSRDPIRCRECGYRIMYKKRTKRLVVFDAR, from the coding sequence ATGGACACTCAGAAGGACGTTCAACCTCCAAAGCAGCAACCAATGATATATATCTGTGGAGAATGtcacacagaaaatgaaataaaatctaggGATCCAATCAGATGCAGAGAATGTGGATACAGAATAATGTACAAGAAAAGGACTAAAAGATTGGTCGTTTTTGATGCTCGATGA